Below is a genomic region from Zea mays cultivar B73 chromosome 9, Zm-B73-REFERENCE-NAM-5.0, whole genome shotgun sequence.
TTAAACATTAGATATGACATAGACTAACTTTAGCCGCTAGCAAGATAGTCAAAATGGCTCTCCTCAACGGGCAAGGCTAAGCTTGCCTGGCTAAGCAAGGTCAGGTTACGCTAGCTCTGTATGCAAACATGCCTGACTCGCCCGTTCGCCtatctcgccccccccccccccccccccccccagcatCGGAGAACGGAGGGAACCAGGGAGCTCCGGCCGCCTAGAACCGGAGCTCCCAAATAGATCGATCCATCGGTCGTTGAGCGGACACGGCAATGGAAGCCCACGCCTCGCGGGGCCGCCGCACCGTATGCCCCCTTCTCGTTTTTTCTTTATTTCGACCCTTTTTCGAATGAGATGGCGCGCAGATCCGTGTTCCCGCTAGTACCAGACTTGAGATCTGAGACCCGAGGTCCCAATTATGTCAATCTTGTGCCCGTATTTGTGGCAGCTGGAGGAGATCCGGCAGAAGAGAGCCGCCGAGAGGATGCAGCACGCCCTCCCGATCGCGGCGTCTCACGTCGACTCTCACGGTTGCTACACCTACATGCTTCGCTCCACCCCTCACTTGATCACTATTCGTTGTGGTGTTCTCTTCATTTGTTTAATTTGATGTTAACTTTGTGCTGTATTTTCCTTCCCTGTATGGCTCTACCAATGCTGATGATCTTTAGGGAACCAAAGAGCCGGAGCTGAGGTCAGTTTAGCATACTATACCGTTCACGTATTCAGGAGCACTAGATCGTTGATACTTGATAAATTGCATTATGGTTGCAAATATAAGCCCCTGGTGTTTTCTAGAGAGTAACCAAGAATTTTTGTGTCATTGTGTGAATGCTAGCTTCTTGCTCGAGTTCAAGAACTTGAAAATGGGAACACGGAATTGGTGAGGGAAAACAAAATGCTCTTGTCCAAGGTACTTTGCATGCAATTTGGTTTCATTGTGTATACGAGGTTCTGACGTTGATTGTCTCTGCTAGATTGATGAGAAGGGAGTTGAGAAGGATGCCCTTGTAAACCGTTTGAATGATCTCGTGAGTCAAGAGTATATTGTTATAGGTGCTGAGCTCCAGGTTTTGGTTCTCTTATTTTTTTGGCATGATTTGTTTTCTGCAGGAGCGGAATGTAGTTCCCTCTTTGCAAAAAAACTTGAATGACATTTCTTTGGAGAAAGATGCTGCTGTAGTTGCTAAGGTAATAAACACGTGTTTTGTTGCATTTGTGCTATCATGTGTCCGATGGTCTATTTATGCATGCCTTCTTATTATGTCTTTTGCCTGGTATGCTGAGTAGGAGGATGCTCTAGCTCAACTCAGGAGCATGAAGAAACGGCTCAAGGAAGCAGAAGAAGAACAGTATAAGGTATTTATTGCAAGATGTTCTTATTAGCGGTATGATCACTTTGCTGATCTTGAAATGTACAGGCAGAAGAAGACTCAGCCTCCTTGAGAGCACAGCTAAACACCCTGCAGCAGCAAGTAATGGGACACTCTTACAGTGGATATACAATGGGAATATCGACTGAGGAATCTGTTGCCATGGAAAAGGAGATACAAGATTTACAGGCACAGCTAAAGGTAAGGTTTATTCAAAAAATCTGCCTGTTTTATCTTGTTTCATGCTTTCTCTAATCATTACATCTAAACTAACAACACAGCAAGAGTCACTGCTAAGACAACAGGAGCAACAAAAATTAGCTGAAGAGTCGCAGCTGAGGCAACAAGAGCAAGAAAAACTAGCCAAAGAACAAATCCATATTGCTTCTCTGGAGGCTGAAAAGCAACAGCTGGAAGACCAAATTACTATGTTGACAAAGAAAGCTACAGGTATGGAGGATACATATACTTATGCTAATCTGTCCTTTATAATGTCAGGAAAAACAACAGTCCATGCTAGTAAACATGTAAGTTCACTCTACTTACTAGCATGCGTTTTCTTCCATATTTATATTCTGCAGTGTCTTTGATTGCTTCACTGTACATGCTATAGTAGCATTACTGCCACATGCTAGGTAGTTCTTATTTTGTGACATCCAAAATTAAGCATGCACAACACTCTAGATATAATATTTGCTGAGAACTGCAACAACTTTGTCTTCAATGGTGCAAATCCAGTATCTCAATGGTGCTGCGAAGTCACAATTCACAAATGAATGCATCCTTCGCTATACTGCTGGAGTAGAAGGCCTCCAGGAGTTCCTTGCCAGTTCCATTAGGCTAGTGCAGTAGTGCTCTTGACTTATGGTCATCTTGGGTGTGTATTTTGGGGTTTTCTATAATCCCTTTTGCACTCTCTTCTTTCTTAATCGAATGATATGCAATTTTCTTgcatgttcgagaaaaaaaatataTTTGCGAGGATTGTAGCCTTGAATTAAATCTTCTCTTTCTGTGCAGAGGACGCTTCTGAGTTTGCTGCACACAAGGCATTTTCAATGGTAATGTATCTAATGAACTTTAAGTTTGTTAATTCTGTTGACATTTTTTCACGTATGCTGCAATGCTGCATAATCCCATGTTCTGGTATATACAGCCATTATATTTTACTGTGCATTTCAACTGGCAATCTGGATGGTTGAAACACCTTTAGTCCTGATGGATCTTATCAAACCTAAAAGAGTATTTAAGGGGGTGGTTGAAATGGTTACTTGCATCTGTAGTGTTGTCTGTTCGTGGTATTTTTCTAGCTTCACTAAGCTATTCACACAAACTGTACTTAGGTACTGACCCAAATTTCATTTTTACAGCAAGATAGGGAAAAACTTGAAAACCAGTTGCATGACAT
It encodes:
- the LOC100285061 gene encoding uncharacterized protein isoform X1 gives rise to the protein MEAHASRGRRTLEEIRQKRAAERMQHALPIAASHVDSHGNQRAGAELLARVQELENGNTELIDEKGVEKDALVNRLNDLERNVVPSLQKNLNDISLEKDAAVVAKEDALAQLRSMKKRLKEAEEEQYKAEEDSASLRAQLNTLQQQVMGHSYSGYTMGISTEESVAMEKEIQDLQAQLKQESLLRQQEQQKLAEESQLRQQEQEKLAKEQIHIASLEAEKQQLEDQITMLTKKATEDASEFAAHKAFSMQDREKLENQLHDMALMIERLEGSRQKLLMEIDSQSSEIEKLFEENSALSTSYQEAIAITVQWENQVRDCLKQNEELRSHLEKLRLEQASLLEVSNITTKSDGQIENSISNLPEMVTENISLKGQLIKEQSRSESLLAEIMKLSAELRKAVQAQNNLVRLYRPVLRDIESNLMKMKQETYATIQ
- the LOC100285061 gene encoding uncharacterized protein LOC100285061, which translates into the protein MEAHASRGRRTLEEIRQKRAAERMQHALPIAASHVDSHGNQRAGAELLARVQELENGNTELVRENKMLLSKIDEKGVEKDALVNRLNDLERNVVPSLQKNLNDISLEKDAAVVAKEDALAQLRSMKKRLKEAEEEQYKAEEDSASLRAQLNTLQQQVMGHSYSGYTMGISTEESVAMEKEIQDLQAQLKQESLLRQQEQQKLAEESQLRQQEQEKLAKEQIHIASLEAEKQQLEDQITMLTKKATEDASEFAAHKAFSMQDREKLENQLHDMALMIERLEGSRQKLLMEIDSQSSEIEKLFEENSALSTSYQEAIAITVQWENQVRDCLKQNEELRSHLEKLRLEQASLLEVSNITTKSDGQIENSISNLPEMVTENISLKGQLIKEQSRSESLLAEIMKLSAELRKAVQAQNNLVRLYRPVLRDIESNLMKMKQETYATIQ